One stretch of Glandiceps talaboti chromosome 7, keGlaTala1.1, whole genome shotgun sequence DNA includes these proteins:
- the LOC144437770 gene encoding uncharacterized protein C20orf96-like isoform X1, with protein MSGWGRRATGRIERTQFEDDELLKSLEGRVNIEIKPTEYDQWSRTGVQQLLQKQRSKQPATASRTGSAHTVTFQLPSSSPTPTATTAAAAAITTTAVTGTKSTPTKYEPGHLIVSHLGAACSSSCRHPWNKKVVNYDDEYERQRQKEMAVLQIQMKARKKSVESYRIRQEQLINDNIELKGIIETDEKGTHKEVKDLLKKYERFRGAVQNLNLKFDKERSSAKKALEEAEEKVDSNLLGLRTEVEKLDDILQKQRKQLKVLRSYKDKEYPVKAMKINELQKQIERLSVEHEDELNELESIIKIEKEKFDKADQDMEHQIKSDITEKAIGAMHDTLKDMALQNMVMEKEIEEHQRKIVELEEYNKTLEEEVKALLRDPKTDLRKQVYPHLYPQEPKCTPDMDVILDIPTQEWLPI; from the exons ATGTCGGGATGGGGAAGAAGGGCCACGGGCCGAATAGAACGGACGCAGTTTGAAGATGACGAACTTCTGAAATCGCTAGAAGGAAGGGTAAATATCGAAATAAAACCCACTGAATATGACCAGTGGTCGAGAACAGGTGTACAACAACTTCTACAAAAGCAGAGAAGTAAACAGCCAGCTACAGCCAGTCGAACAGGCTCGG CTCACACAGTAACCTTCCAGCTACCCTCATCCTCACCTACCCCAACTGCAAcaactgctgctgctgctgcaaTCACAACCACTGCTGTAACCGGCACAAAATCAACACCAACTAAGTATGAGCCAGGACACTTAATAGTTTCACATCTTGGTGCAGCCTGTTCCTCTAGTTGTCGTCATCCATGGAACAAGAAAGTTGTCAACTATGATGATGAGTATgagagacaaagacagaagGAGATGGCTGTTTTACAAATCCAAATGAAAGCCAGGAAGAAATCTGTAGAAAGTTACAGAATAAGACAGGAACAACT AATAAATGACAACATTGAACTGAAGGGCATAATAGAAACAGATGAAAAGGGAACA CATAAAGAAGTTAAAGATCTGTTGAAGAAATATGAAAGATTTAGG GGTGCTGTACAGAACCTCAACCTTAAATTTGACAAGGAAAGAAGTTCAGCTAAGAAAGCTTTGGAAGAAGCAGAGGAGAAAGTTGATTCCAATCTCCTTG GTCTGCGAACTGAGGTTGAGAAACTAGATGACATTCTACAGAAACAAAGGAAACAGCTGAAAGTACTGCGAAGTTACAAAGATAAAGAGTATCCTGTCAAAGCTATGAAGATCAATGAATTACAGAAACAAATTGAAAGACTGTCTGTTGagcatgaa GATGAACTAAATGAGCTTGAAAGCatcataaaaattgaaaaagagAAATTTGACAAAGCTGATCAAGATATGGAACACCAGATCAAATCTGATATTACAGAAAAAGCCATAGGTGCTATGCATGATACTCTCAAAGACATGGCATTGCAGAATATGGTTATGGAAAAG GAAATTGAGGAACATCAGAGAAAAATAGTAGAACTTGAAGAATACAACAAAACTTTGGAAGAGGAAGTGAAAGCATTATTAAGAGATCCCAAGACTGATTTACGAAAACAGGTCTATCCACATCTCTATCCTCAAGAACCTAA ATGTACTCCAGACATGGATGTTATTTTAGATATTCCAACTCAAGAATGGTTGCCTATATAA
- the LOC144437770 gene encoding uncharacterized protein C20orf96-like isoform X2 codes for MSGWGRRATGRIERTQFEDDELLKSLEGRVNIEIKPTEYDQWSRTGVQQLLQKQRSKQPATASRTGSACSSSCRHPWNKKVVNYDDEYERQRQKEMAVLQIQMKARKKSVESYRIRQEQLINDNIELKGIIETDEKGTHKEVKDLLKKYERFRGAVQNLNLKFDKERSSAKKALEEAEEKVDSNLLGLRTEVEKLDDILQKQRKQLKVLRSYKDKEYPVKAMKINELQKQIERLSVEHEDELNELESIIKIEKEKFDKADQDMEHQIKSDITEKAIGAMHDTLKDMALQNMVMEKEIEEHQRKIVELEEYNKTLEEEVKALLRDPKTDLRKQVYPHLYPQEPKCTPDMDVILDIPTQEWLPI; via the exons ATGTCGGGATGGGGAAGAAGGGCCACGGGCCGAATAGAACGGACGCAGTTTGAAGATGACGAACTTCTGAAATCGCTAGAAGGAAGGGTAAATATCGAAATAAAACCCACTGAATATGACCAGTGGTCGAGAACAGGTGTACAACAACTTCTACAAAAGCAGAGAAGTAAACAGCCAGCTACAGCCAGTCGAACAGGCTCGG CCTGTTCCTCTAGTTGTCGTCATCCATGGAACAAGAAAGTTGTCAACTATGATGATGAGTATgagagacaaagacagaagGAGATGGCTGTTTTACAAATCCAAATGAAAGCCAGGAAGAAATCTGTAGAAAGTTACAGAATAAGACAGGAACAACT AATAAATGACAACATTGAACTGAAGGGCATAATAGAAACAGATGAAAAGGGAACA CATAAAGAAGTTAAAGATCTGTTGAAGAAATATGAAAGATTTAGG GGTGCTGTACAGAACCTCAACCTTAAATTTGACAAGGAAAGAAGTTCAGCTAAGAAAGCTTTGGAAGAAGCAGAGGAGAAAGTTGATTCCAATCTCCTTG GTCTGCGAACTGAGGTTGAGAAACTAGATGACATTCTACAGAAACAAAGGAAACAGCTGAAAGTACTGCGAAGTTACAAAGATAAAGAGTATCCTGTCAAAGCTATGAAGATCAATGAATTACAGAAACAAATTGAAAGACTGTCTGTTGagcatgaa GATGAACTAAATGAGCTTGAAAGCatcataaaaattgaaaaagagAAATTTGACAAAGCTGATCAAGATATGGAACACCAGATCAAATCTGATATTACAGAAAAAGCCATAGGTGCTATGCATGATACTCTCAAAGACATGGCATTGCAGAATATGGTTATGGAAAAG GAAATTGAGGAACATCAGAGAAAAATAGTAGAACTTGAAGAATACAACAAAACTTTGGAAGAGGAAGTGAAAGCATTATTAAGAGATCCCAAGACTGATTTACGAAAACAGGTCTATCCACATCTCTATCCTCAAGAACCTAA ATGTACTCCAGACATGGATGTTATTTTAGATATTCCAACTCAAGAATGGTTGCCTATATAA